In one Pseudodesulfovibrio tunisiensis genomic region, the following are encoded:
- a CDS encoding KdsC family phosphatase has protein sequence MTGFRFLVNDASASGDFYALLPGAVVERDGNGVSVILPGGFGFRLESGQGMTLAGVALRFFCAEIDILAERLAEAGIVSVRSGDCLEFHGLDSETLCAVDCGVDFRRVRLVVYDFDGVMTDNRVFVAQDGTESVAANRSDGLGVGMIRRLGLEQVILSTEPNPVVRARAEKLGLEVSHDVRDKAEALRTMAETRNITPGEVLYVGNDVNDLAAMQLAGVRVAPADAYPRILALAHHVTRARGGHGVVRELADLLNRFFAK, from the coding sequence ATGACGGGATTTCGATTTCTGGTGAACGACGCATCCGCCTCCGGCGATTTCTACGCGCTTCTGCCGGGCGCGGTCGTGGAGCGCGACGGCAATGGCGTTTCCGTGATCCTGCCCGGCGGTTTCGGTTTTCGGCTCGAATCCGGGCAGGGGATGACTCTGGCGGGTGTGGCCCTGCGGTTCTTTTGCGCGGAAATCGACATCCTTGCTGAACGGTTGGCAGAGGCGGGCATTGTGTCCGTGCGGTCCGGGGACTGTCTGGAATTCCACGGCTTGGACAGCGAGACCCTGTGCGCCGTGGACTGCGGCGTGGATTTTCGGCGCGTGCGGCTGGTCGTGTACGACTTCGACGGTGTCATGACCGACAACCGTGTGTTCGTGGCTCAGGACGGCACCGAATCCGTGGCCGCGAACCGCAGCGACGGGCTGGGCGTGGGCATGATCCGCAGGCTCGGGCTGGAGCAGGTCATCCTGAGCACCGAGCCCAATCCCGTGGTGCGCGCCCGGGCCGAAAAGCTCGGCCTCGAAGTGTCGCACGACGTGCGTGACAAGGCCGAGGCCCTGCGAACCATGGCCGAGACCCGGAACATCACCCCGGGCGAGGTGCTGTACGTGGGCAACGATGTCAACGATCTTGCGGCCATGCAGCTTGCCGGAGTGCGCGTGGCCCCTGCGGATGCCTATCCGCGGATTCTCGCGCTGGCGCATCACGTGACCCGGGCCAGAGGCGGACACGGCGTCGTGCGCGAACTCGCCGACCTTCTGAACCGTTTTTTCGCAAAGTAG